Proteins encoded in a region of the Ziziphus jujuba cultivar Dongzao chromosome 3, ASM3175591v1 genome:
- the LOC107422384 gene encoding putative disease resistance protein At3g14460, protein MKRPKRNSVELFDYQTRKPRLSLFPILSFPLVFETFLRKGKRKKTIADEMVDVGIGFLSASLQLLFHRMASREFVDFVRRSKLDNLLNKLKMVLLSASELLNDAERTQFGSQSVRLWLDELKDAIYQTEDVVYELHSEALQCEMMGQAESGSGTGGIVSQVQGFFSSTSELLPDVVVKLRLSLKNNLDMLEFLVGKNDVVGLIKGVKASPFRRLSKTGLVDEEFYVFGRDADREAIVNLLLSDEEGGHRISVVVIVGMAGIGKTTLAQLVYMDIDKKVRKPFDIKAWITLSDELDVFRSAKKIYEKVTNSLDCCVGETFDKLQLKLKKCLEGKRILFVIDDVWNENPERWYALKSLFESASHGSKIIITTEYVTVGSRTGTVPNYYLETLSEEDSWQLFLKRAFNNVKPSAYKNLEEIGEQIVKKCRGFPLEVTSLAGLLRTELDPRKWKDVLKSEIWDLPQHVHFPALWLSYHYLPPHLKRCFAYCSIFPKGYKFQKHKLILLWMAEDLLVPQNNKTLEEVGEEYFHDLTSRSFFHKSKFYGFTMHELVSDLAQFVSGEYCLRLDDNYLKILPKKTHHFSWTIKEAHINKKLKDVLGEDYSKIHRKTTPPLTLRTRETHIKKLEDLSTEYCLRLYDECLKIYLKKTRHLSWMTNEAHKSKKLEDVPYNNSLRTLLRIDGQFGLNNKFLMHPNSLQNFQCLRVLSLYRVDAVTGLLDFIGKLKLLRYLDLSWTEIKDIPNTICSLYNLQTLLLHYCSNLSMLPGSIGKLKHLRYLDLSNTQVEEIPDAVCNLHDLHTLLLGSCRLISCLPTCMEELINLRHLDIRATSIREIPPQLSNLRYLKISSDFVVGTSSESGIKMLGELQNMCGNLSIKSLEKVLNVDDVLEANLKDEKCITDLSLEWKGNTDDSQKSWEVLNGLQPHINLEQISIINYGGISFSDWVGDHSFSRLVYMSLSKCRKCCHLPPLGQLPSLKSLSIDGFDMVERIGDEFYTCGSSTVTKPFKSLEKLSFKFMPRWKEWSFVDGEVFSQLKELHLMDCPSLTLNKACFPDSLPSLTCLYISKCQHQVVASLLSGQLPLLGSLYIGYCPELESFPERRLPINIHKIEIFGCQNLELFLEEGWPSNLKSLSVGGCGKLFVPHMQWNLQTLTSLTSLHFSCMDELVDSFPEEGQLPTTLTSLTLCHLHNLKSLNGKAFQQLTSLEELSISYCKQLKCMPKEGLPRTLTSLHLSCLDNLKSLNGKALVQLSSLEKLSISYCPQLPCMPEQRLPASLSQLTIEWCRFLNPRCQREIGDDWPMIAHIPCIRINPKLM, encoded by the coding sequence ATGAAAAGGCCAAAAAGAAACAGTGTAGAGCTATTTGACTACCAAACAAGGAAACCCAGACTCTCTCTGTTTCCAATTCTGAGCTTCCCTTTGGTCTTTGAAACTTTTCTGCGAAAGGGAAAGAGGAAAAAAACCATTGCAGACGAAATGGTGGACGTAGGTATAGGTTTCCTCTCCGCTTCTCTTCAACTGCTGTTTCACAGGATGGCTTCTCGGGAGTTCGTTGACTTCGTTCGCCGATCGAAACTCGACAATCTTCTCAACAAATTGAAGATGGTGTTGTTATCAGCCAGTGAACTGCTGAACGATGCTGAGAGGACACAGTTCGGAAGTCAATCTGTGCGGCTTTGGCTTGACGAGCTCAAAGACGCAATTTATCAAACAGAAGACGTGGTGTATGAGCTTCACAGTGAAGCTTTGCAATGCGAAATGATGGGTCAAGCTGAATCTGGAAGCGGAACTGGCGGCATAGTTTCTCAGGTACAGGGATTCTTCTCATCTACATCTGAATTACTACCTGATGTTGTTGTTAAACTGCGTTTGAGTTTAAAGAACAACCTTGACATGCTAGAATTTCTTGTTGGAAAAAACGATGTAGTTGGTTTGATCAAAGGTGTTAAAGCCAGCCCTTTTCGAAGATTGTCGAAAACGGGTTTGGTGGATGaagaattttatgtttttgggaGGGATGCTGATAGGGAAGCCATTGTTAACTTGTTGTTGAGTGATGAAGAAGGTGGTCATAGAATATCTGTTGTTGTCATTGTCGGCATGGCTGGGATTGGCAAGACCACCCTTGCTCAGCTTGTTTATATGGATATTGATAAAAAGGTTAGGAAACCTTTCGATATCAAAGCATGGATCACGTTGTCAGATGAGTTGGATGTTTTTAGAtcagcaaaaaaaatttatgagaaaGTCACTAATTCGCTGGATTGCTGTGTTGGTGAAACATTTGACAAGCTTCAACTTAAATTGAAAAAGTGTTTGGAAGGCAAAaggattttatttgttattgatgATGTTTGGAATGAGAATCCTGAAAGATGGTATGCACTGAAGAGTCTATTTGAGTCTGCTTCGCATGGAAGTAAGATTATCATAACAACAGAATATGTAACAGTTGGATCTAGAACTGGTACTGTTCCAAATTATTACTTAGAAACATTGTCTGAGGAAGATTCATGGcagttatttttgaaaagggCCTTTAATAATGTAAAGCCAAGTGCATATAAAAATTTGGAAGAAATTGGTgaacaaattgttaaaaaatgtcGAGGTTTTCCATTAGAAGTAACCTCACTTGCTGGTCTTTTGCGTACCGAACTAGATCCCAGGAAATGGAAAGATGTATTGAAGAGTGAGATTTGGGATTTACCTCAACATGTACATTTTCCAGCTTTATGGTTGAGCTACCACTATTTGCCTCCGCATCTAAAACGATGCTTTGCTTACTGTTCAATTTTTCCTAAGggttataaatttcaaaaacataaattaattttgttatggaTGGCGGAAGACCTTTTGGTGCCGCAAAATAATAAGACGCTAGAAGAAGTTGGAGAAGAGTACTTTCACGATCTAACATCAAGGTCATTCTTtcataaaagtaaattttatggttttaCCATGCATGAGCTTGTGAGTGATCTTGCTCAATTTGTATCAGGAGAATATTGTTTGAGGTTGGATGACAATTACTTAAAAATTCTTCCAAAGAAGACGCATCATTTTTCGTGGACAATAAAGGAGGCACATATTAACAAGAAATTAAAGGATGTATTAGGAGAAGATTACTCAAAAATCCATCGAAAGACAACTCCTCCTTTGACATTGAGGACAAGGGAGACACATATCAAGAAATTGGAGGATTTATCAACAGAATATTGTTTGAGGTTGTATGATGAATGCTTAAAAATCTATCTAAAGAAGACTCGTCATTTGTCATGGATGACAAATGAGGCACATAAGTCCAAGAAATTAGAGGATGTACCTTACAATAACAGTTTGCGCACTCTACTGCGAATAGATGGACAGTTTGGACTAAACAACAAGTTCTTAATGCATCCTAACTCACTGCAAAATTTCCAATGCTTAAGAGTGCTTTCTTTGTATCGAGTTGATGCTGTCACTGGTTTGCTTGATTTCATTGGCAAATTAAAGCTTCTAAGGTATTTGGATTTATCTTGGACTGAAATTAAAGATATACCTAATACAATTTGTAGTCTATACAATTTGCAGACGCTATTATTGCATTATTGTAGTAATCTTAGCATGTTGCCTGGTTCAATTGGCAAGTTGAAGCATCTAAGGTACTTGGATTTATCCAACACTCAAGTTGAAGAGATTCCTGATGCAGTGTGTAATTTGCATGATTTGCATACTCTGTTATTGGGATCTTGCAGATTAATTTCTTGTTTACCAACCTGTATGGAAGAACTAATCAACTTGCGACACTTGGACATTAGAGCCACATCTATAAGAGAGATTCCACCACAACTATCGAACTTGAGGTATTTGAAAATATCAAGTGATTTTGTTGTGGGCACAAGCAGTGAATCTGGTATTAAAATGTTGGGTGAGCTTCAAAATATGTGTGGTAATCTTAGCATTAAAAGCCTTGAAAAGGTGTTAAATGTTGATGATGTTTTGGAGGCAAATTTGAAAGATGAGAAGTGTATTACGGATCTGAGTTTGGAATGGAAAGGTAATACTGATGATTCACAAAAATCATGGGAAGTACTTAATGGACTTCAACCTCACATTAATCTTGAGCAAATATCTATTATAAATTATGGAGGCATAAGCTTTTCAGATTGGGTTGGTGACCATTCATTTTCCCGACTTGTATACATGTCACTAAGTAAATGTAGAAAATGCTGTCATTTACCACCACTTGGACAGCTACCTTCCTTGAAATCACTCagcattgatggatttgatatGGTGGAGAGAATAGGTGATGAATTCTATACATGTGGTTCATCAACTGTGACTAAACCCTTCAAGTCTTTGGAAAAATTGAGTTTCAAATTTATGCCTCGGTGGAAAGAGTGGTCATTTGTAGATGGTGAAGTTTTCTCACAACTCAAGGAACTTCATTTAATGGATTGTCCATCTCTGACATTAAACAAGGCCTGCTTCCCTGATTCTCTTCCATCTTTGACATGTCTTTACATTTCGAAATGCCAGCACCAGGTGGTGGCTTCACTCCTAAGTGGTCAACTTCCATTGCTTGGTTCCTTGTACATAGGTTATTGTCCTGAATTGGAGTCATTTCCAGAGAGGAGACTGCCCATCAATAtacataaaattgaaatttttggatgTCAAAACCTCGAGTTGTTTTTGGAAGAGGGATggccttcaaatttaaaatcactTTCAGTTGGTGGTTGTGGGAAGCTATTTGTACCCCACATGCAGTGGAATCTTCAAACACTCACCTCTCTTACTTCCTTACACTTCAGCTGCATGGATGAATTGGTGGATTCATTTCCAGAGGAAGGGCAACTTCCCACCACTTTGACTTCTCTCACATTATGTCATCTACACAACCTTAAATCCCTAAATGGCAAGGCCTTTCAACAGCTCACGTCCCTTGAAGAGTTGTCAATTTCATACTGCAAGCAGTTGAAATGCATGCCAAAAGAAGGGTTGCCTCGTACTCTGACTTCGCTTCATCTGAGTTGTCTTGATAATCTTAAATCACTAAATGGCAAGGCTCTAGTGCAGCTTTCCTCCCTTGAAAAATTGTCAATTTCATACTGCCCACAGTTGCCATGCATGCCAGAACAAAGGTTGCCTGCTTCTCTTTCTCAATTGACTATCGAGTGGTGTCGTTTTCTAAATCCACGGTGCCAAAGAGAGATAGGAGACGATTGGCCCATGATTGCTCACATCCCTTGCATACGCATAAATCCGAAGTTGATGTGA
- the LOC132799276 gene encoding putative disease resistance RPP13-like protein 1 — MQSTMQRTWWTRSTTMKLCNLGLKVNLEPEYFPSLVEESDVYGRDADREAIVKLLLSGEEGGSKVVVIPIVGMGGIGKTTLAQLVYMDVDKMGKQCFDIKAWITVSHEYDVFRLTKAIYERVTNSKNCHIEETFQLQLELKKCLEDKKFFFVLDNVWNLNSEIWRDLKSPLEAAACGSKIIVTTRDENIASKMGSVPNHSLELISEEDCWLLFSKRAFNNVLPNAHPKLEEIGKQIVRKCKGLPLAVTSLAGLLHTELNPKKWDNVLKDEIWDLPQEKCKILPALWLSYYYLPPHLKRCFAYCSIFPKDYEFQKEKLILLWMAEDLLLPKNNKMLEDVGEEYFDDLASRSLFHKNKFLGFTMHDLVNDLAKFVAGESCLRLDANHSTVLLKKIRHLSWTTYKSCDINKQNDLSKNRVLRTLLHLDRLNEVNKEFLIHPKKLQNLQCLRVLSLCRVDTVMKLLDSIGKLRLLRYLDLSWTDIREIPDTICSIYNLQTLLLYYCSNLSRLPDSIGNLKHLRYLDLSNTQIEKIPDTVCNLLNLHTLLLGSCRQLTCLPNNMARLIKLRQLDISDTSIREMPPQISNLRHLEMLSDFVVGTNSESNIKVLGRLQNLHSNLSIRSLENVLNIDDVSEANLKAKKYITGLSLEWKGDTDDSQKAEEVLNRLQPHTSLEQLSIINYGGIAFSDWIGDHSFSHMVYIWLSKCKRCHSLPLLGQLPSLKSLNIDGFDMMERIGDELCISTGSSTVTKPFKSLEKLIFKSMPRWKEWSLVEGKVFSQLKELHLMDCPSLTINWACFPDSLPSLTVLYISKCQQQLVASLLSGHLPSLSSLYICYYPELESFPERRLSTNIHTVEISECENLKAFSEEGWPSNLKSLSISSCEKLFVHPMQWNLKTLTSLASLHFSYIDEEVDSFPEEEQLPTSLTSLKLTGLNNLKSLNGKAFKNLTSLEVLSLYDCDQLNCLPEEGLPSSLYLLDIFCCGSLNERCQREIGGDWHKIEHISRIRIDNDYI, encoded by the exons ATGCAATCTACAATGCAGAGGACTTGGTGGACCAGATCAACAACAATGAAGCTTTGCAATCTGGGCTTGAAGGTCAATCTAGAACCCGAATATTTTCCAAG TTTGGTGGAAGAATCTGATGTCTATGGGAGGGATGCTGATAGGGAAGCCATTGTTAAGTTGTTGCTGTCTGGAGAAGAAGGTGGCAGTAAAGtagttgtaattccaattgTGGGCATGGGTGGGATAGGCAAGACCACTCTTGCTCAGCTTGTTTACATGGATGTTGACAAAATGGGGAAACAATGTTTTGATATTAAGGCATGGATTACTGTGTCACATGAATATGATGTTTTTAGGTTGACGAAAGCAATCTATGAGAGAGTGACTAATTCAAAAAATTGCCATATCGAGGAAACATTTCAACTTCAACTTGAACTGAAGAAGTGTTtggaagataaaaaatttttctttgttcttgatAACGTTTGGAACTTGAATTCTGAAATATGGCGTGACTTAAAGAGTCCGCTTGAAGCTGCAGCTTGTGGAAGTAAGATTATTGTGACAACACGGGACGAGAATATTGCATCAAAGATGGGTAGTGTCCCAAATCATTCACTGGAGTTAATATCAGAGGAAGATTGTTGGCTGTTGTTTTCAAAACGCGCCTTCAATAATGTACTGCCAAATGCTCATCCGAAGTTGGAAGAAATTGGTAAACAGATTGTTAGAAAATGCAAAGGTCTTCCTTTAGCAGTAACATCACTTGCTGGTCTCTTGCATACTGAACTAAATCCTAAGAAATGGGACAATGTACTAAAAGATGAGATATGGGATTTACCACAAGAAAAGTGCAAAATTCTTCCTGCTTTATGGTTAAGCTACTACTATTTGCCTCCGCATTTAAAAAGATGCTTTGCTTATTGTTCAATCTTCCCCAAAGATTATGAATTTCAAAAGGAGAAGTTAATTCTGTTATGGATGGCAGAAGACCTTTTGCTACCCAAAAATAACAAGATGCTAGAAGATGTTGGAGAGGAGTACTTTGATGATCTAGCATCAAGGTCATTATTTcacaaaaacaaatttcttGGTTTTACCATGCATGACCTTGTAAATGATTTGGCTAAATTTGTAGCAGGAGAATCTTGTTTGAGGTTGGATGCTAATCACTCAACAGTCCTTCTAAAGAAGATTCGTCATTTGTCGTGGACAACATACAAGTCCTGTGATATCAATAAACAGAATGATTTATCCAAAAACAGGGTATTGCGCACTCTGTTACACCTTGATAGATTGAATGAAGTGAATAAAGAATTCTTGATACATCCTAAGAAATTGCAAAATCTTCAATGCTTAAGAGTGCTTTCTTTGTGTCGAGTTGATACTGTCATGAAGTTGCTTGATTCAATAGGCAAATTGAGGCTTCTAAGGTATTTGGACTTATCTTGGACTGATATTAGAGAAATACCTGATACAATTTGTAGTATATACAATTTGCAGACATTATTGCTATATTACTGTAGTAATCTTAGTCGGTTGCCTGATTCAATTGGCAATTTGAAGCATCTAAGATACTTGGATTTATCTAACACTCAAATTGAAAAGATTCCTGACACAGTATGTAATCTGCTCAATTTGCATACTCTATTATTGGGATCTTGCAGACAGCTTACTTGTTTACCAAACAATATGGCAAGACTGATTAAGCTGCGCCAGCTGGACATTAGCGACACATCCATAAGAGAGATGCCACCACAGATATCCAACTTGAGACATTTGGAAATGTTAAGTGATTTTGTTGTAGGCACAAACAGTGAATCAAATATCAAAGTTTTGGGTAGGCTTCAAAATCTGCACAGTAATCTTAGTATTAGAAGCCTTGAAAATGTATTAAATATTGATGATGTTTCGGAGGCCAATTTGAAAGCTAAGAAGTATATTACTGGTCTAAGTCTGGAATGGAAAGGTGATACTGATGATTCACAAAAGGCAGAGGAGGTGCTTAACAGACTTCAACCACACACATCTCTCGAGCAACTATCTATTATAAACTATGGTGGTATAGCCTTCTCGGATTGGATAGGGGACCATTCATTTTCCCATATGGTATACATATGGCTGAGTAAATGTAAAAGATGTCACAGTTTGCCTCTTCTTGGACAGCTACCTTCCTTGAAATCCCTcaacattgatggatttgatatGATGGAGAGAATAGGTGATGAACTTTGTATCAGTACTGGTTCGTCTACGGTGACTAAACCATTCAAGTCTTTAGAAAAACTGATTTTTAAGTCTATGCCTCGATGGAAGGAGTGGTCCTTGGTTGAAGGCAAAGTTTTCTCACAGCTCAAGGAGCTTCATTTAATGGATTGTCCATCATTGACAATAAACTGGGCTTGCTTCCCTGATTCTCTTCCATCCTTGACAGTTCTTTACATATCTAAATGCCAACAGCAGTTGGTGGCTTCACTCCTAAGTGGTCATCTTCCATCACTCAGCTCCTTGTACATATGTTATTATCCAGAATTGGAGTCATTTCCAGAGAGGAGATTGTCTACTAACATACATACAGTTGAAATCAGTGAATGCGAAAACCTCAAGGCATTTTCGGAAGAGGGATGGCCTTCAAATTTGAAATCACTTTCAATTAGCAGCTGTGAGAAGTTATTCGTGCACCCAATGCAGTGGAATCTGAAAACACTCACCTCTCTTGCATCTCTACACTTCAGCTACATAGATGAAGAGGTGGACTCATTTCCGGAGGAGGAGCAGCTTCCTACCTCTCTAACTTCACTCAAGTTAACTGGTCTTAATAACCTTAAATCCCTGAATGGCAAGGCCTTTAAAAACCTTACCTCTCTAGAAGTACTGAGTCTGTATGACTGTGATCAGCTCAATTGCTTGCCAGAAGAAGGGCTGCCCTCTTCTCTCTACCTATTGGATATCTTTTGCTGCGGTTCACTAAATGAACGGTGCCAAAGAGAGATAGGGGGAgattggcacaagattgagcaCATCTCTCGCATACGCATAGATAATGATTATATTTGA
- the LOC125423147 gene encoding uncharacterized protein LOC125423147, with amino-acid sequence MTSRRLWSSMEETYSYHSEVFMLQLRNELQTIMKSSMKILDYCKKMKKIADKMCSSGFSVSEKELVMCLLNGLGPEYETMHVNYTSRPPLPSLQEVKNYLSHYETTLDQNNTVAMFHSANLVSAFNSQLSLGSNNAFPSSSPTINSINYTSSYSNISNNREYGPGKSDFYARRGFDDFRGRSYCRRNRGSGRSNRKWKPQCQIYGTVGHLASVCYYRDSNSGNSVFQGIHGHTSTPNSLGFNAQFSQLSNLALLNSSIFSGSPQIPLNGVHTDFVSRPVVPTSHFGHFGGSMPMNAAGFNPLVPYQQVNHGGLHSGNGLLVTSQTCHNLDAKLVGGGYSGQASANVATTPVLMGDPN; translated from the coding sequence ATGACTTCAAGGAGATTATGGTCATCGATGGAAGAAACTTATTCCTATCATTCTGAGGTTTTCATGCTGCAACTTAGGAATGAATTACAGACAATAATGAAAAGTTCAATGAAGATTCTTGACTACTgcaaaaagatgaagaaaattgCTGACAAGATGTGTTCTAGTGGTTTTTCTGTTTCAGAGAAAGAGCTTGTTATGTGTCTTTTGAATGGTCTAGGACCTGAATATGAAACAATGCATGTTAACTACACAAGCAGACCTCCTTTACCCAGCCTTCAAGAGGTAAAGAATTATCTTTCTCATTATGAAACAACTCTGGATCAGAATAATACTGTGGCCATGTTTCATTCTGCAAATCTTGTGTCTGCTTTCAATAGTCAGTTATCTCTAGGCTCTAACAATGCGTTTCCCTCATCATCTCCTACCATTAATTCTATTAATTATACTAGTTCATATTCTAATATTTCTAATAATAGAGAATATGGTCCTGGAAAGTCTGATTTTTATGCAAGGAGAGGTTTTGATGATTTTCGTGGTAGAAGTTATTGTAGAAGAAATAGAGGCAGTGGTCGAAGTAATAGAAAATGGAAGCCTCAATGTCAAATTTATGGGACTGTTGGTCACCTGGCTAGTGTTTGCTACTATAGAGATTCCAATTCTGGCAATTCTGTCTTTCAAGGGATTCATGGACATACCTCTACTCCTAATTCTCTTGGTTTTAATGCTCAATTCTCTCAATTGAGTAATCTTGCACTACTCAATTCTTCTATTTTTAGTGGTTCTCCTCAAATACCATTAAATGGTGTACACACTGATTTTGTGTCTCGACCTGTAGTTCCCACATCACATTTTGGTCATTTTGGTGGAAGTATGCCTATGAATGCTGCTGGTTTTAATCCATTGGTTCCTTATCAGCAAGTGAATCATGGAGGGTTACACAGTGGAAATGGTCTACTTGTTACCTCTCAAACTTGTCATAATTTAGATGCTAAGTTAGTTGGTGGAGGATACTCAGGACAAGCATCTGCTAATGTTGCCACCACACCAGTTTTGATGGGTGATCCAAACTGA
- the LOC125423194 gene encoding protein FAR1-RELATED SEQUENCE 5-like codes for MDNDSYVSKDINISLEDEDKKDEGNITGQEKIEAIHSKILDEMIPKVGIEFKSEDEAYNFYNAYAYKVGFGIQRSKGHKDQSGKMKNRTFCCCCEGFREKDKRNINVKSHRAETRFGCLARMKINLDQTGKYRITDFIAQYTHVTSTPNKSYLHRSQRKLTFVQAAEIDIANSSGIAPKASLELMAKRVGGYENLGFIRDDYKNYLKMKRIIQMKVGEIGGVLEYLQSMQLEDPYFFFYAIQVDQDDLISNIFWADAKMMIAYSHFGDVVSFDTTYRKNQSGRPFAMFLGVNHHKQTTIFGAALLYDESAETFIWLFDTFVKATSGKKSKTILTDQDPAMEKALTSQWPETCHRLCIWHLYQNAAKHLSGVFAKF; via the coding sequence ATGGATAATGATAGTTATGTGagtaaagatattaatatatcatTGGAAGATGAAGATAAAAAAGATGAAGGAAACATAACTGgtcaagaaaaaatagaagcgATTCATTCTAAAATTTTGGATGAAATGATACCAAAAGTTGGAATAGAATTTAAAAGTGAAGATGAAGCTTATAACTTTTATAATGCTTATGCTTACAAGGTTGGTTTTGGCATTCAAAGGAGTAAGGGACATAAAGATCAAAGTGGAAAgatgaaaaatagaactttttgttgttgttgtgaagGCTTTCGGGAAAAGGATAAACGAAATATTAATGTTAAATCTCATCGTGCTGAAACAagatttggttgtttagctagaatgaaaataaatttggatcAGACTGGTAAATATCGTATTACTGATTTCATTGCCCAATATACACATGTGACATCAACTCCCAATAAAAGTTATTTGCATAGGTCTCAGAGGAAGTTAACTTTTGTCCAAGCAGCTGAAATAGATATAGCTAATAGTTCAGGAATTGCTCCTAAAGCAagtttggagttaatggctaaGCGAGTAGGTGGATATGAAAATCTTGGATTTATTCGTGATGATTACAAGaattacttgaaaatgaaaagaataattCAAATGAAGGTAGGAGAGATAGGTGGTGTTTTGGAATACTTACAATCTATGCAATTGGAAGatccttacttttttttttatgcaatacaAGTGGATCAAGATGATTTgataagtaatattttttgggCAGATGCAAAAATGATGATTGCGTACTCTCATTTTGGTGATGTAGTTAGCTTTGATACAACTTATAGGAAAAATCAAAGTGGTCGACCTTTTGCTATGTTTCTAGGGGTGAATCACCATAAGCAAACTACTATATTTGGAGCTGCATTATTATATGATGAAAGTGCTGAAACATTTATCTGGTTGTTTGATACTTTTGTAAAAGCAACGTCaggtaaaaaatcaaaaactattCTTACTGACCAAGATCCAGCAATGGAAAAAGCATTAACTTCTCAATGGCCAGAAACATGTCATCGGTTGTGTATATGGCACTTGTATCAAAATGCAGCAAAACATCTTAGTGGAgtttttgccaaattttga
- the LOC125423195 gene encoding protein FAR-RED IMPAIRED RESPONSE 1-like translates to MQIFDHIGTLTEYKLTNHKKQFQHTVRYDFSNNTVICSCRKFEFTGILCSHALNVLSSKDIKKIPIQYILKRWTKSAKLGNSEFVFANTINEDPKVSLARRYKDLCRLQTQVATKATKTEETYKIARTALAKILEDVDAYLKDNNIVKSISKIVETTTVPSASEKIKGIKNKKRVHGKSTRPRNALERVRKKKNVALGEPSQQQSHASEIAHNDVSSNFNSQDLLNLPFNIVPGYYGDQVHAIPQEHQCFRFNDNYIIDNNKNI, encoded by the exons ATGCAAATATTTGATCATATTGGGACATTGACAGAGTACAAACTTACCaatcataaaaaacaatttcagCATACTGTTAGATATGATTTTTCTAATAACACAGTGATTTGCAGTTGTAGAAAGTTTGAGTTTACAGGAATTTTGTGCTCCCATGCTCTTAACGTTCTTTCTTCAAAGGATATAAAGAAAATTcctatacaatatatattgaaacGATGGACAAAATCTGCAAAGTTAGGAAATTCTGAATTTGTATTTgcaaatacaataaatgaagACCCTAAAGTAAGTTTGGCAAGACGTTATAAGGATTTGTGTAGATTGCAAACTCAGGTGGCAACGAAGGCAACAAAAACAgaagaaacatataaaattgcAAGAACTGCTCTTGCTAAGATTTTAGAAGATGTGGATGCATATTTAAAAGacaataatattgtaaaatccATTTCTAAAATCGTAGAGACTACAACCGTACCAAGTGCTAGTGAGAAgattaaaggaattaaaaataagaaaagagtaCATGGAAAATCTACAAGGCCAAGAAATGCTCTTGAAAGGGTgcgaaagaagaaaaatgttgcACTTGGAGAACCATCTCAGCAACAGTCACATGCTAGTGAAATAGCACATAATGAT GTTTCTTCTAATTTTAATAGTCAAGATCTATTAAACTTGCCATTCAACATTGTGCCTGGATACTATGGTGATCAA GTGCATGCAATCCCCCAAGAACACCAATGTTTCAGATTCAATGACAATTATATCATtgataataacaagaatatataG